Proteins encoded by one window of Arabidopsis thaliana chromosome 2, partial sequence:
- a CDS encoding OxaA/YidC-like membrane insertion protein — MACLRSLSRRSLYPNLLCYMTSRPVVLHHHIKDFTEPTFPDSSLLIRSFHRHVFFEDTRKMSFVQLVGFSGVSLCRQMSSKPEELCSKIDAFGNVVEESVEAIVTNVATIDECTAITESVFSPEGFVQYVINGIHELTGFNWWMSIVLTAFLVTVLMSPVSMRVQNLALELQSLIRSMENVKRIKKIRRRLLALLCSTCS; from the exons ATGGCCTGTCTTCGTAGCTTATCAAGGAGAAGTCTTTACCCAAATTTGTTATGCTACATGACCTCAAGACCtgttgttcttcatcatcatatcaAAGATTTTACTGAACCCACTTTCCCAGATTCAAGTCTTCTGATTCGTAGCTTTCACAGGCATGTTTTCTTTGAAGATACAAGGAAAATGTCTTTTGTTCAATTAGTGGGGTTTTCTGGAGTATCGCTATGTAGACAGATGTCTTCTAAACCAGAAGAATTGTGTTCAAAGATTGATGCTTTTGGAAATGTTGTTGAAGAATCTGTGGAAGCAATTGTCACTAATGTCGCCACTATAGATGAGTGTACTGCTATAACTGAGAGTGTTTTTTCCCCTGAGGGATTCGTGCAGTATGTGATTAATGGAATCCACGAGCTCACTGGCTTCAATTG GTGGATGTCAATTGTTCTTACAGCTTTTCTTGTTACTGTACTGATGTCACCAGTCTCTATGCGGGTTCAGAATCTAGCTCTGGAGCTACAA AGTCTGATTAGGTCCATGGAGAACGTGAAGAGAATTAAAAAG ATTCGAAGACGGTTGCTTGCATTACTTTGCTCTACTTGTTCCTGA
- a CDS encoding OxaA/YidC-like membrane insertion protein (OxaA/YidC-like membrane insertion protein; INVOLVED IN: protein insertion into membrane; LOCATED IN: mitochondrion, integral to membrane; CONTAINS InterPro DOMAIN/s: Membrane insertion protein, OxaA/YidC (InterPro:IPR001708); BEST Arabidopsis thaliana protein match is: inner membrane protein OXA1-like (TAIR:AT2G46470.1); Has 50 Blast hits to 50 proteins in 10 species: Archae - 0; Bacteria - 0; Metazoa - 0; Fungi - 2; Plants - 48; Viruses - 0; Other Eukaryotes - 0 (source: NCBI BLink).) gives MACLRSLSRRSLYPNLLCYMTSRPVVLHHHIKDFTEPTFPDSSLLIRSFHRHVFFEDTRKMSFVQLVGFSGVSLCRQMSSKPEELCSKIDAFGNVVEESVEAIVTNVATIDECTAITESVFSPEGFVQYVINGIHELTGFNWWMSIVLTAFLVTVLMSPVSMRVQNLALELQIRRRLLALLCSTCS, from the exons ATGGCCTGTCTTCGTAGCTTATCAAGGAGAAGTCTTTACCCAAATTTGTTATGCTACATGACCTCAAGACCtgttgttcttcatcatcatatcaAAGATTTTACTGAACCCACTTTCCCAGATTCAAGTCTTCTGATTCGTAGCTTTCACAGGCATGTTTTCTTTGAAGATACAAGGAAAATGTCTTTTGTTCAATTAGTGGGGTTTTCTGGAGTATCGCTATGTAGACAGATGTCTTCTAAACCAGAAGAATTGTGTTCAAAGATTGATGCTTTTGGAAATGTTGTTGAAGAATCTGTGGAAGCAATTGTCACTAATGTCGCCACTATAGATGAGTGTACTGCTATAACTGAGAGTGTTTTTTCCCCTGAGGGATTCGTGCAGTATGTGATTAATGGAATCCACGAGCTCACTGGCTTCAATTG GTGGATGTCAATTGTTCTTACAGCTTTTCTTGTTACTGTACTGATGTCACCAGTCTCTATGCGGGTTCAGAATCTAGCTCTGGAGCTACAA ATTCGAAGACGGTTGCTTGCATTACTTTGCTCTACTTGTTCCTGA
- a CDS encoding OxaA/YidC-like membrane insertion protein produces MACLRSLSRRSLYPNLLCYMTSRPVVLHHHIKDFTEPTFPDSSLLIRSFHRHVFFEDTRKMSFVQLVGFSGVSLCRQMSSKPEELCSKIDAFGNVVEESVEAIVTNVATIDECTAITESVFSPEGFVQYVINGIHELTGFNWWMSIVLTAFLVTVLMSPVSMRVQNLALELQVSFFCRV; encoded by the exons ATGGCCTGTCTTCGTAGCTTATCAAGGAGAAGTCTTTACCCAAATTTGTTATGCTACATGACCTCAAGACCtgttgttcttcatcatcatatcaAAGATTTTACTGAACCCACTTTCCCAGATTCAAGTCTTCTGATTCGTAGCTTTCACAGGCATGTTTTCTTTGAAGATACAAGGAAAATGTCTTTTGTTCAATTAGTGGGGTTTTCTGGAGTATCGCTATGTAGACAGATGTCTTCTAAACCAGAAGAATTGTGTTCAAAGATTGATGCTTTTGGAAATGTTGTTGAAGAATCTGTGGAAGCAATTGTCACTAATGTCGCCACTATAGATGAGTGTACTGCTATAACTGAGAGTGTTTTTTCCCCTGAGGGATTCGTGCAGTATGTGATTAATGGAATCCACGAGCTCACTGGCTTCAATTG GTGGATGTCAATTGTTCTTACAGCTTTTCTTGTTACTGTACTGATGTCACCAGTCTCTATGCGGGTTCAGAATCTAGCTCTGGAGCTACAAGTTAGTTTCTTTTGCAG AGTCTGA
- a CDS encoding OxaA/YidC-like membrane insertion protein translates to MACLRSLSRRSLYPNLLCYMTSRPVVLHHHIKDFTEPTFPDSSLLIRSFHRHVFFEDTRKMSFVQLVGFSGVSLCRQMSSKPEELCSKIDAFGNVVEESVEAIVTNVATIDECTAITESVFSPEGFVQYVINGIHELTGFNW, encoded by the coding sequence ATGGCCTGTCTTCGTAGCTTATCAAGGAGAAGTCTTTACCCAAATTTGTTATGCTACATGACCTCAAGACCtgttgttcttcatcatcatatcaAAGATTTTACTGAACCCACTTTCCCAGATTCAAGTCTTCTGATTCGTAGCTTTCACAGGCATGTTTTCTTTGAAGATACAAGGAAAATGTCTTTTGTTCAATTAGTGGGGTTTTCTGGAGTATCGCTATGTAGACAGATGTCTTCTAAACCAGAAGAATTGTGTTCAAAGATTGATGCTTTTGGAAATGTTGTTGAAGAATCTGTGGAAGCAATTGTCACTAATGTCGCCACTATAGATGAGTGTACTGCTATAACTGAGAGTGTTTTTTCCCCTGAGGGATTCGTGCAGTATGTGATTAATGGAATCCACGAGCTCACTGGCTTCAATTGGTAA
- a CDS encoding Polynucleotidyl transferase, ribonuclease H-like superfamily protein (Polynucleotidyl transferase, ribonuclease H-like superfamily protein; FUNCTIONS IN: nucleic acid binding; INVOLVED IN: biological_process unknown; LOCATED IN: cellular_component unknown; CONTAINS InterPro DOMAIN/s: Polynucleotidyl transferase, ribonuclease H fold (InterPro:IPR012337); BEST Arabidopsis thaliana protein match is: Polynucleotidyl transferase, ribonuclease H-like superfamily protein (TAIR:AT1G47497.2); Has 299 Blast hits to 299 proteins in 25 species: Archae - 0; Bacteria - 19; Metazoa - 0; Fungi - 0; Plants - 279; Viruses - 0; Other Eukaryotes - 1 (source: NCBI BLink).) — translation MGWTRPPHGWKKCNYDGSYNREMPSKAGWIIRDESGQFVSAGQATGNHTSNALESEFQALLITMQSCWSHGHRKIWFEGDNREVMEILNRRKSRFDIFNWIRDVQAWKQRFQECRFTWINRKQNKPADILAKSHLPQNEQFKFYDYIPIVISSALQLENS, via the coding sequence atgggTTGGACAAGACCACCCCACGGCTGGAAGAAGTGTAACTATGATGGATCGTACAATCGGGAGATGCCAAGTAAGGCTGGATGGATAATTCGAGATGAGTCGGGCCAATTTGTAAGTGCAGGTCAAGCGACAGGGAACCACACTTCTAATGCTCTAGAAAGCGAGTTTCAAGCTCTTCTTATCACAATGCAAAGCTGTTGGAGCCACGGTCATAGAAAAATCTGGTTTGAAGGAGATAACAGGGAGGTGATGGAAATCCTCAATAGGAGAAAATCACGTTTTGATATCTTTAATTGGATAAGAGATGTTCAAGCTTGGAAGCAACGATTTCAGGAATGCAGATTCACATGGATCAAccgaaaacagaacaaaccgGCGGATATTCTTGCCAAGAGTCACTTACCCCAGAATgaacaatttaaattttatgattaCATTCCGATTGTAATTTCTTCAGCCTTACAGCTGGAAAACTCTTGA
- the OXA1L gene encoding inner membrane protein OXA1-like protein (inner membrane protein OXA1-like (OXA1L); FUNCTIONS IN: molecular_function unknown; INVOLVED IN: protein import into mitochondrial inner membrane; LOCATED IN: mitochondrion, membrane; EXPRESSED IN: 23 plant structures; EXPRESSED DURING: 13 growth stages; CONTAINS InterPro DOMAIN/s: Membrane insertion protein, OxaA/YidC (InterPro:IPR001708), Membrane insertion protein, OxaA/YidC, core (InterPro:IPR020001); BEST Arabidopsis thaliana protein match is: homolog of yeast oxidase assembly 1 (OXA1) (TAIR:AT5G62050.1); Has 6999 Blast hits to 6999 proteins in 2412 species: Archae - 0; Bacteria - 4957; Metazoa - 240; Fungi - 210; Plants - 194; Viruses - 0; Other Eukaryotes - 1398 (source: NCBI BLink).) — MATCLRGITKRVNLLQRRVYPSCGHLIRDDRDETKSGSSDTMIREVLARNGTNKLSSMFADRHYQSFATGPLGLGLSSCRHMSSTPPEWSDKVDGIDFVATEVVPDEIIEAVTTTSQAVVPAINEVAIAAADSAFPVAALQHLIDAVHSFTGLNWWASIALTTVLIRGVTIPILLNQLKATYKLNVLRPQLEELRQEMSTKAQDPEAMAEGQRRMQLLFKEHGVTPFTPLKGLIIQGPIFISFFFAIRNMAEKVPSFKTGGTLWFTDLTTTDTTYILPLLTAVTFLIMVESNMQEGLEGNPVAGTMKKFSRIIAFLSIPVLIGIEKALFCYWLTSNLFTLVYGLTLRRPDVRKLLNLPDVVNSSTRQPSPSSPLPFSFAEPKDQSVVAQEKPPMSSESSSSVPDRRISRSSVLNQRIRTLERQLKDRKIKK; from the exons ATGGCTACTTGCTTGCGTGGAATCACGAAGAGAGTTAATCTTCTACAGAGACGAGTTTATCCATCGTGTGGTCATCTAATTCGTGATGATAGAGATGAAACTAAATCTGGTTCTTCGGATACAATGATTCGTGAAGTCTTAGCACGTAATGGGACTAATAAGCTTAGCTCTATGTTTGCGGATAGGCATTATCAGTCGTTTGCTACTGGTCCGTTGGGTCTTGGATTGTCTTCGTGTCGGCATATGAGTTCTACACCACCAGAATGGTCTGATAAAGTTGATGGTATCGACTTTGTGGCTACGGAGGTTGTTCCCGATGAAATCATTGAAGCTGTGACCACCACAAGCCAAGCTGTTGTTCCTGCTATAAACGAGGTTGCTATTGCTGCTGCCGATTCTGCTTTTCCTGTTGCTGCTTTGCAGCATTTGATTGATGCTGTGCATTCCTTTACTGGCCTGAACTG gtGGGCTTCAATAGCCTTGACAACTGTTCTTATCCGTGGAGTTACAATACCTATTCTTTTGAATCAACTAAAGGCTACTTACAAACTCAAT GTTCTGAGGCCACAACTGGAGGAGTTAAGACAAGAGATGAGCACTAAG gcTCAGGATCCTGAAGCCATGGCAGAAGGTCAAAGACGGATGCAATTATTGTTTAAAGA ACATGGAGTAACTCCATTTACCCCCCTCAAAGGACTTATTATTCAAGGTCCCATCTTCATCAGCTTTTTCTTTGCG ATCAGGAATATGGCCGAGAAAGTCCCATCATTTAAAACCGGGGGAACTCTTTGGTTTACTGATCTGACCACCACAGATACCACTTATATCTTGCCACTCCTCACTGCAGTGACTTTCTTGATTATGGTAGAG TCAAACATGCAGGAAGGTCTTGAAGGCAATCCAGTAGCTGGAACTATGAAGAAATTCTCAAGAATCATTGCCTTCCTTTCTATTCCAGTTTTGATTGGCATTGAAAAG GCATTGTTTTGTTACTGGCTTACTTCCAACCTATTTACTCTTGTGTATGGATTAA CATTAAGACGTCCTGATGTGAGGAAGCTCTTGAATCTCCCAGATGTTGTCAACTCTTCTACTAGGCAGCCATCACCGTCTTCGCCTTTGCCATTTTCCTTTGCCGAGCCAAAAGACCAAAGTGTTGTTGCTCAAGAAAAACCTCCTATGTCCTCCGAGTCATCTTCAAGTGTTCCAGATAGAAGAATCTCACGGAGTTCAGTTCTGAATCAGAGAATCAGAACTCTGGAGAGACAACTCAAGGACCGAAAGATCAAGAAGTGA